In a genomic window of Streptomyces noursei ATCC 11455:
- a CDS encoding DEAD/DEAH box helicase: MTLIDHLPNTADPDALFEAFSGWAEQQGISLYPAQEEALIEVVSGANVVLSTPTGSGKSLVAAGAHFTALANDQVTFYTAPIKALVSEKFFDLCKLFGTENVGMLTGDASVNSDAPVICCTAEVLASIALRDGKHADIGQVVMDEFHFYAEPDRGWAWQIPLLELPQAQFVLMSATLGDMSRFEEDLTRRTGKPTAVVRSATRPVPLSYEYRSTALTETLTELLETRQSPVYIVHFTQAAAVERAQALMSINMCTRAEKDEIAKLIGNFRFTTKFGRNLSRYVRHGIGVHHAGMLPKYRRLVEKLAQAGLLKVICGTDTLGVGVNVPIRTVLFTALTKYDGTRVRTLRAREFHQIAGRAGRAGFDTAGFVVAQAPEHVVENEKALAKAGDDPKKRRKVVRKKAPEGFVNWGQNTFEKLIGSDPEPLTSRFRVTHAMLLSVIARPGNAFEAMRRLLEDNHEPRRNQLRHIRRAIAIYRSLVDGGIVERLPEPDAEGRIVRLTVDLQQDFALNQPLSTFALAAFDLLDPESPSYALDMVSVVESTLDDPRQILAAQQNKARGEAVAQMKADGVEYEDRMERLMDVEYPKPLDELLSHAYGLYRKSHPWVGDHPLSPKSVIRDMYERAMTFTEFTSFYELARTEGIVLRYLASAYKALDHTVPDDLKSEDFQDIVAWLGEMVRQVDSSLLDEWEQLANPEEETAEQAAERADQVRPVTANARAFRVLVRNAMFRRVELAALDKVEELGEMDAESGWDADAWGEAMDAYWDEYDELGTGPDARGPKLLRIDEDTAHGLWKVRQTFADPKGDHDWGVSAEVDLAASDEEGRAVVRVTDVGQL, from the coding sequence GTGACCCTCATCGATCATCTCCCGAACACCGCCGACCCCGACGCCCTCTTCGAAGCCTTTTCGGGCTGGGCCGAACAGCAGGGCATCTCGCTCTACCCTGCCCAGGAGGAGGCGCTGATCGAAGTGGTCTCGGGGGCGAACGTCGTCCTGTCCACCCCCACCGGCTCCGGGAAGAGCCTGGTGGCGGCCGGCGCGCACTTCACCGCGCTCGCCAACGACCAGGTCACCTTCTACACCGCGCCCATCAAGGCGCTGGTCTCGGAGAAGTTCTTCGACCTGTGCAAGCTGTTCGGCACCGAGAACGTCGGGATGCTCACCGGCGACGCGTCGGTCAACTCCGACGCTCCGGTGATCTGCTGCACCGCCGAAGTGCTCGCCTCGATCGCGCTGCGTGACGGCAAGCACGCCGACATCGGCCAGGTCGTGATGGACGAGTTCCACTTCTACGCCGAGCCGGACCGGGGCTGGGCCTGGCAGATCCCGCTGCTGGAGCTGCCGCAGGCACAGTTCGTGCTGATGTCGGCGACGCTCGGCGACATGTCGCGCTTCGAGGAGGACCTGACCCGGCGCACCGGCAAGCCGACCGCGGTGGTCCGCTCCGCGACCCGGCCCGTGCCGCTGTCGTACGAGTACCGCAGCACGGCGCTGACCGAGACGCTGACCGAGCTGCTGGAGACCCGCCAGTCGCCGGTCTACATCGTGCACTTCACGCAGGCCGCCGCCGTGGAGCGGGCGCAGGCGCTGATGAGCATCAACATGTGCACTCGGGCCGAGAAGGACGAGATCGCCAAGCTGATCGGGAACTTCCGCTTCACCACCAAGTTCGGGCGGAACCTCTCGCGATACGTCCGGCACGGCATCGGCGTGCACCACGCGGGCATGCTGCCGAAGTACCGGCGGCTCGTGGAGAAGCTGGCGCAGGCGGGTCTGCTGAAGGTGATCTGCGGCACCGACACGCTCGGCGTGGGCGTCAACGTCCCCATCCGTACGGTGCTGTTCACCGCGCTGACGAAGTACGACGGGACGCGGGTGCGGACGCTGCGGGCGCGGGAGTTCCACCAGATCGCGGGCCGCGCCGGACGGGCCGGCTTCGACACCGCAGGCTTCGTGGTCGCACAGGCCCCGGAACACGTCGTGGAGAACGAGAAGGCGCTGGCGAAGGCGGGCGACGATCCGAAGAAGCGCCGCAAGGTGGTCCGCAAGAAGGCGCCGGAGGGCTTCGTCAACTGGGGCCAGAACACCTTCGAGAAGCTCATCGGCTCCGACCCCGAGCCGCTGACCTCGCGTTTCCGGGTGACGCACGCGATGCTGCTGTCGGTGATCGCCCGGCCTGGCAACGCCTTCGAGGCGATGCGCCGGCTGCTGGAGGACAACCACGAGCCGCGCCGGAACCAGCTGCGGCACATCCGCCGCGCGATCGCGATCTACCGCTCCCTCGTGGACGGCGGGATCGTCGAGCGGCTCCCGGAACCGGACGCGGAGGGCCGGATCGTCCGCCTCACCGTGGACCTCCAGCAGGACTTCGCACTCAACCAGCCGCTGTCGACGTTCGCGCTGGCGGCGTTCGACCTGCTCGACCCCGAGTCGCCGTCGTACGCGCTGGACATGGTCTCGGTCGTGGAGTCGACGCTGGACGACCCCCGGCAGATCCTGGCCGCCCAGCAGAACAAGGCACGGGGCGAGGCGGTCGCGCAGATGAAGGCCGACGGCGTCGAGTACGAGGACCGCATGGAGCGCCTCATGGACGTCGAGTACCCCAAGCCGCTGGACGAGCTGCTGTCGCACGCCTACGGCCTCTACCGCAAGAGCCACCCCTGGGTCGGCGACCACCCGCTGTCGCCGAAGTCGGTCATCCGCGACATGTACGAACGCGCCATGACCTTCACGGAGTTCACCTCCTTCTACGAGCTGGCGCGCACCGAGGGCATCGTGCTGCGCTACCTGGCCAGTGCGTACAAGGCGCTGGACCACACCGTGCCGGACGACCTGAAGTCGGAGGACTTCCAGGACATCGTCGCCTGGCTGGGCGAGATGGTCCGGCAGGTCGACTCCAGCCTGCTGGACGAGTGGGAGCAGCTGGCCAACCCGGAGGAGGAGACGGCGGAGCAGGCGGCCGAGCGGGCGGATCAGGTCCGGCCGGTCACCGCCAACGCGCGGGCGTTCCGCGTGCTGGTCCGCAACGCGATGTTCCGGCGGGTGGAGCTGGCGGCGCTGGACAAGGTCGAGGAGCTCGGCGAGATGGACGCCGAGTCCGGCTGGGACGCCGACGCCTGGGGCGAGGCGATGGACGCCTACTGGGACGAGTACGACGAACTGGGCACCGGGCCGGACGCCCGCGGCCCGAAACTCCTGCGGATCGACGAGGACACCGCGCACGGACTGTGGAAGGTGCGGCAGACTTTCGCCGACCCGAAGGGCGATCACGACTGGGGCGTCTCGGCCGAGGTGGACCTGGCCGCCTCCGACGAGGAGGGACGCGCGGTGGTCCGGGTCACCGACGTGGGGCAGTTGTGA
- a CDS encoding acyl-CoA thioesterase: protein MTNPAEKLVDLLDLEQIEVNIFRGRSPQESLQRVFGGQVAGQALVAAGRTTEGDRPVHSLHAYFLRPGRPGVPIVYQVERVRDGRSFTTRRVVAVQQGRTIFNLTASFHKPEPGFEHQLPMRRAVPDPEELPNVAEEVRTHLGGLPEALERMARRQPFDIRYVERLRWTPDEIEGAEPRSAVWMRAVGPLGDDPLVHTCALTYASDMTLLDAVRIPIEPLWGPRGFDMASLDHAMWFHRPFRADEWFLYDQESPIATGGRGLARGRIYDRAGRLLVSVVQEGLFRRLGD, encoded by the coding sequence ATGACGAATCCGGCCGAGAAGCTGGTCGATCTGCTGGACCTGGAGCAGATCGAGGTGAACATCTTCCGTGGCCGCAGCCCGCAGGAGAGCCTCCAGCGGGTCTTCGGCGGGCAGGTCGCCGGCCAGGCGCTGGTGGCCGCCGGGCGGACCACGGAAGGGGACCGCCCGGTCCACTCGCTGCACGCGTACTTCCTCCGGCCGGGCCGGCCGGGGGTGCCGATCGTGTACCAGGTCGAGCGGGTCCGTGACGGGCGGTCCTTCACCACCCGTCGGGTCGTCGCCGTCCAGCAGGGACGCACGATCTTCAATCTGACCGCCTCCTTCCACAAGCCGGAACCCGGCTTCGAACACCAACTGCCGATGCGCCGGGCCGTACCCGACCCGGAAGAGCTGCCGAACGTCGCGGAAGAGGTCCGCACGCACCTGGGCGGTCTGCCCGAGGCGCTGGAGCGGATGGCCCGCCGCCAGCCGTTCGACATCCGCTATGTCGAACGGCTGCGCTGGACGCCGGACGAGATCGAGGGCGCGGAACCGCGCAGCGCCGTCTGGATGCGCGCCGTCGGCCCGCTGGGCGACGACCCGCTGGTGCACACCTGCGCGCTGACCTACGCCAGCGATATGACGCTGCTGGACGCGGTCCGCATCCCGATCGAGCCCCTGTGGGGCCCCCGTGGTTTCGACATGGCCTCCCTCGATCACGCGATGTGGTTCCACCGTCCCTTCCGCGCGGACGAGTGGTTCCTCTACGACCAGGAGTCCCCGATCGCCACCGGCGGCCGGGGCCTGGCCCGCGGTCGCATCTACGACCGCGCCGGCCGCCTGTTGGTCTCCGTGGTGCAGGAGGGGCTGTTCCGCCGGCTCGGTGACTGA
- a CDS encoding DUF6397 family protein, with product MTVTVMCDGRQTLSMARAAQELELRTGEFELATQLGEVRTVPAAPDRRPGSAGPPARHRVPAAEVARLQAEPGFPETLRARLRAVTTNEAAALMGIGPGRALRLTRAGCVGPVRFYVNRFGAVVWLYLASEITEFADREPELLQGNTPVAMRVMLTSGQDWRARQWRSRRVAQLMGRTDDPWESAAVIAAVLPPEELASVAEDPLERALLRRLRPVLASMITATPAARESFERVLTAEEFDEVLWYRVNLSRALETARREDPGRVRPSATVRAGRPPTRGPGPGNSPTWGPDPRSLSVRA from the coding sequence ATGACGGTGACAGTGATGTGCGACGGGCGGCAGACGCTTTCGATGGCGCGGGCCGCCCAGGAACTGGAGCTGCGGACCGGCGAGTTCGAACTCGCCACGCAGCTCGGAGAGGTACGGACGGTACCGGCGGCGCCCGACCGCCGGCCGGGAAGCGCCGGGCCGCCCGCCCGACATCGGGTGCCGGCGGCGGAGGTCGCCCGGCTCCAGGCCGAGCCGGGATTCCCCGAGACGCTCCGCGCGCGCCTGCGCGCGGTCACCACCAATGAGGCCGCGGCGCTGATGGGCATCGGCCCCGGCCGGGCCCTGCGGCTCACCCGGGCCGGATGCGTGGGCCCCGTCCGCTTCTATGTGAACCGCTTCGGTGCGGTGGTCTGGCTCTATCTCGCCTCGGAGATCACCGAGTTCGCCGACCGCGAGCCGGAGTTGCTGCAGGGCAACACCCCCGTCGCGATGCGGGTGATGCTCACCAGCGGACAGGACTGGCGGGCCCGCCAGTGGCGCAGTCGCCGGGTCGCCCAGCTGATGGGGCGGACCGACGATCCATGGGAGTCGGCCGCGGTGATCGCCGCGGTGCTGCCGCCGGAAGAGCTCGCCTCCGTAGCCGAGGACCCGCTGGAGCGTGCCCTGCTGCGCCGGCTGCGGCCCGTCCTCGCTTCCATGATCACGGCGACCCCGGCGGCCCGGGAATCCTTCGAACGGGTCCTGACGGCCGAGGAGTTCGACGAGGTCCTGTGGTATCGGGTCAACCTCTCCCGGGCACTGGAGACGGCCCGCCGCGAGGATCCCGGCCGGGTCCGCCCGTCGGCCACCGTCCGAGCCGGCCGGCCGCCGACCCGGGGGCCGGGCCCGGGGAACAGTCCGACCTGGGGGCCGGACCCCAGAAGCCTCTCCGTGCGGGCGTAG